CGATGTCGAGCGGATACTACGAGAGGAAGGCGTGTCCAAGGTTGTGCTGCACTGTTTTTCGGGCCCGCCGGAGATGGCCGTGCGCTGCGCCGCGTCGGGATGGATGATCTCGCTCGCGGGGCCGGTGACTTTCCGAAACGCGGGGAGCCTTCGGGATGTGGCGCGGGCGCTGCCGGATGACCGGCTGCTGGTCGAGACGGACGCGCCGTACCTCAGCCCGGTGCCGGTGCGGGGGCGCCGGTGTGAGCCGGCCTTCGTCATCCACACGGCGCGCGCCGTCGCGGGTCTGCGCGGCGTCTCGCTGGACGCGCTCGAAGCCGTGGTGGAGCGGAACGCGCGCCGCGCCTTCGGCGTTTCGGAAGAGAGGTCTCCGTCGGGGAGCGACGAACGGTCGGCGGAGAAGGAGCGGTGAGAAGCGGGATGATGAGACCGTGGCACAGCCGCCGCAGGGTCGCGCTGCTGCTTGCGATCGCGACCGCGGTGGTGCTGGTCGGGATGCCGGGCGAGCAGTCCTCCGTCTCCGCATTGACGTTTCCGTCGACCGCGGATGAGGTCAAGTTCGGCGCCCAGACCGCCAAGCAGATCGAATCGCAGTTCCGCCTCATCAACGATCCGGCGCAGGTGGCCCGTCTACAGCGGGTGGGCGACGCGATCGCGCGCGTCGTGGAACGCCAGGACCTCCCATACCACTTCAAGATTGTCGCGGTGCCCGGCATCAACGCACTCTCGATCCCCGGCGGGTGGGTGTACGTGACCGAGGGCATGATGCGGTTCGTGCGCTCCGACGACGAACTCGCCGCCGTGTTGGCGCACGAGATGACGCACGTCAACCACCGGCACTACTACATTCAGGCGGACCGCGAGCGGCATCTGACACCCGCGCTGCTGGTCGCGTTGGCCCTGTCCATACTCGCGCATTCGCCGGCGCCGCTGCTCGGCGCCCAGGTCTCCCTGATGGCCGTCATGAACAATTACCAGCGCGACCTGGAGCACGAAGCCGACCTCAACGGGGTGACCTACCTCACGAAGACCGGCTACTCGCCGGTGGCGATGCTGACCCTGATGGAGCACCTCGCGCAGGAAAGCCGGTTCACCGCGCACCCCGATCCGACGGGCCTCGAGGACCACCCGCTGCCGCAGGAGCGGGTCGACTATATCCGGGCCGACCTGCAGAGCCGCCACGTCCCGATCGTGCGCCGTCCGGTGGAGGGTTACCTTCGCATCGCGCTCGAGCCGGCGCAGCCCGCCCCCGGCGCGCCGGTGACTATTCGCGTCGACGGCCAGCCGATCGTGACGCTGGGAGCGGCCGTCAACGGCCAGGCCGCGGCCGACCGCGCCCTGGCCCTCGCCGTCCGGCTCAACACGTTCTTCAACCGGGACCCCGAGCCGTTCGACGTCCGGGCGGTCGCGGCCGGCGGCACGTGGAGCGTCGTCGGGGGAGAGATGCCGCTGTTCGAGGTGACCCCGCAGGACGCCGCGTTCGCGCAGACGACAGCCGCGGCGCTCGCGGAGGAAATCCACGCGAGTCTCACGCGCGTGATCACCGCCGCGCCCTACGTCCGGAAGTTCTGAGTGGAGGTCCACGTCGCGTTCCTGCCGCAGGAGGCAGACGACGTGCGCCGGCGCGTCGCCGTGGTGATCGATGTGCTGCGGGCGACGACGTCGATCCTCACCCTCCTCGAGCGCGGCTGCGCGGAGGTCGTCGTCGCGCGGAACGTCGCGGCCGCCCGCCGCTATGCCGCGGAGAGCGCCGGGAGGCGTGTCGCGCCGGTGGTCGAAGCCGGCCGCCGCGGCGGTGATGACGCGCCCGCGGTCTCGACGCCGCCGGTCCGCACGGCCGGAGAAGAGGGCGGGCTCCCGCCGGAGGGTTTCGAATTCGGCAACAGCCCCGCGGCGTTCGCGCGCGCGGACGTCAGGGGAAGCCGGGTCGTGATCGCGACGACGAACGGTACCAAAGCGCTTCACGCCGTGCGCGGCGCGCCGGCCGTGTTCACGGCATGCCTGCGCAACCGGGCGGCCGCCGCGCGCGCGGCCGTCGAGGCCGCGCTCCGCGGCGGCTTCGATCTCACGGTGGTGTGCGCAGGACGGGAGGGGCGGTTCAGCCTCGACGACGCGTACGCCGCCGGCGGGGTGGTCGACGCGATCGAAGAGCAGCTTGCGGATCGGGCGCCGCACACCTCGACCGACGCGGTGCTCGCGGCGCGGACGCTCTACCACGCATGGCCCGATCCCGTCGACGTGTTCCGGCAGACGGCGGGAGGCCGGAATGTCGCGGCGATCGGACTCGAGGAAGACCTGCGCTACTGCGCGGTGCGGGACTGCTCGGAGCTCGTGCCGTGCGTAGGGAACCGGCTCACGCTGTTGGAGTGAGCGCCGTCCGGCTTCGCCCGGCCGTTGCGGCCGCTCCACTTGGCGATCTGCCAGGTAGCCTTGAGCTTCCCGGCGTATCCGCGGAGCAGCCCATGTTTCTCCAGTTTGGACAGGTGCGCGAGGCCGCCGAGCGGTACGGTGCAGCTGCGCAGCCCGGAGTTCTTGACGTGGCGGCTGAGGGCGGCCTCGACGCCGAAGCCGGTGCTCCCGAGGTCGGGGATCGCGTCGAGCACAG
The DNA window shown above is from bacterium and carries:
- a CDS encoding M48 family metalloprotease, which encodes MMRPWHSRRRVALLLAIATAVVLVGMPGEQSSVSALTFPSTADEVKFGAQTAKQIESQFRLINDPAQVARLQRVGDAIARVVERQDLPYHFKIVAVPGINALSIPGGWVYVTEGMMRFVRSDDELAAVLAHEMTHVNHRHYYIQADRERHLTPALLVALALSILAHSPAPLLGAQVSLMAVMNNYQRDLEHEADLNGVTYLTKTGYSPVAMLTLMEHLAQESRFTAHPDPTGLEDHPLPQERVDYIRADLQSRHVPIVRRPVEGYLRIALEPAQPAPGAPVTIRVDGQPIVTLGAAVNGQAAADRALALAVRLNTFFNRDPEPFDVRAVAAGGTWSVVGGEMPLFEVTPQDAAFAQTTAAALAEEIHASLTRVITAAPYVRKF
- a CDS encoding TatD family hydrolase; protein product: MWIDAHLHLDAAEFEPDRDEVVARAAAAGVGLMVSAATTVAGAERVLALTRRFPAVRAAVGVHPEHAGEVDAAAINALERLVSDRAVVAIGETGLDYVRGLAAKAAQIDAFRAQVRLARRLDLPVVVHDREAHDDVERILREEGVSKVVLHCFSGPPEMAVRCAASGWMISLAGPVTFRNAGSLRDVARALPDDRLLVETDAPYLSPVPVRGRRCEPAFVIHTARAVAGLRGVSLDALEAVVERNARRAFGVSEERSPSGSDERSAEKER
- a CDS encoding 2-phosphosulfolactate phosphatase; this translates as MEVHVAFLPQEADDVRRRVAVVIDVLRATTSILTLLERGCAEVVVARNVAAARRYAAESAGRRVAPVVEAGRRGGDDAPAVSTPPVRTAGEEGGLPPEGFEFGNSPAAFARADVRGSRVVIATTNGTKALHAVRGAPAVFTACLRNRAAAARAAVEAALRGGFDLTVVCAGREGRFSLDDAYAAGGVVDAIEEQLADRAPHTSTDAVLAARTLYHAWPDPVDVFRQTAGGRNVAAIGLEEDLRYCAVRDCSELVPCVGNRLTLLE